Genomic DNA from Pelosinus sp. UFO1:
GGAAAAGTAGAGAATGCGCTAAGATATAAGATTAAAAGTTTATTCGATGAGGCTCATATTTTGCCTCCCGTACAGATTGTTAGAGGACTCAAGGAGGGAGAGAGTAAATGCTAGTGCGTTACGAAGTTGGCGATATCGTTAAAATGAAAAAAAGTCACCCCTGTGGGTCAGACCGCTGGGAGATTACACGGACAGGAATTGATTTCGGCTTGAAGTGTATAGGTTGTGGACGTTATGTTTTAGTACCCCGTCCTAAGTTTGAAAAGGCTGTAAAAGAAATTGTTGAGCATAAAGCTACCTAATAAA
This window encodes:
- a CDS encoding DUF951 domain-containing protein, encoding MLVRYEVGDIVKMKKSHPCGSDRWEITRTGIDFGLKCIGCGRYVLVPRPKFEKAVKEIVEHKAT